Proteins co-encoded in one Spirosoma endbachense genomic window:
- a CDS encoding Uma2 family endonuclease, with protein sequence METKITTSRAKRRSAPQTVAEFEKWLARKKTDVNYEFVRGRIIRKPAMKQEELFIARFLMRAFAKTQLYQQGAEMLSEGDAYVDAFRKRIPDLAIFTDEQIREAKIGKRFMPPLAIEILSDSESQNDVLEKVQDYFDAGVQLVWYIAQKQQKIYAYSSPDDIRVFKGQDVCSAAPVVPDFQFVIEDLFKA encoded by the coding sequence ATGGAAACGAAGATAACCACATCCCGCGCGAAACGTCGGTCGGCACCGCAAACGGTTGCCGAATTCGAAAAGTGGCTTGCCCGTAAAAAAACGGATGTAAACTACGAGTTCGTGCGGGGAAGAATCATCAGGAAACCCGCCATGAAGCAGGAAGAATTGTTTATTGCTCGATTTTTAATGCGTGCCTTTGCCAAAACACAGTTATACCAGCAAGGAGCAGAAATGTTGTCAGAAGGAGATGCGTATGTCGATGCGTTTCGCAAACGAATCCCTGATTTGGCTATTTTCACCGATGAGCAGATAAGAGAAGCTAAAATAGGTAAACGCTTTATGCCTCCCTTAGCCATCGAGATTTTATCGGACTCAGAGTCGCAGAACGACGTGCTGGAGAAAGTGCAGGACTACTTTGATGCGGGTGTTCAGCTGGTCTGGTACATTGCTCAGAAACAACAGAAAATTTATGCCTACTCCTCGCCCGATGATATCAGGGTATTTAAAGGGCAGGATGTTTGTTCAGCCGCCCCTGTGGTACCCGATTTTCAATTTGTGATCGAGGATTTATTCAAGGCTTGA